The following coding sequences are from one Polyangia bacterium window:
- a CDS encoding AAA family ATPase, with translation MKFDFLAPSARRAVVAAQKLARARDQPEVALPHLLLALLDAPGIVDLLRAAGVGDPARLIAPLEQALALLPKVIGETVYLGDAVLRLLDIAQVDARERGAAQVEAEHLLLGIPLETRSPAAAILREAGGTLPRLEEAYGRRSGAATASATATASAVAVGSDGSASVAVATPTLSRYARELTLLAAQGKLDPVIGRDDEIRRVMQILGRRSKNNPIVVGEPGVGKTAIVEGLAQRMASGDVPSGLRGKKLFALDLGALIAGAKLRGEFEDRVRAILQEVNQAAGDVLLFIDEIHALVGAGKGEGSLDAASLLKPALARGELSCIGATTLEEYRQHIEKDPAFERRFQPIVVEEPSDAVCLAMLRGIKRRYETRHGVRILDPAVTAAVTLARRYVAGRSLPDKAIDLLDEAASRLHLEMDSRPDEVDVVERRQTALRVELEALKRERDANATARRAELGREIESIAARLGPLRDKWHAELDSIHALHAAADELDRARDQAELAERAGDLSAAAEARYGKIPALESALDAAEIALRAVQGDERLLEDAVEATHVARVVADWTGIPVARMLEGERQKLLGIEQRLRARVIGQDDAVARVGRAVKRGRAGLQDPGRPIGSFIFLGPTGVGKTELAKALAEFLFDDEAAMIRLDMSEYMEKHAVARLTGAPPGYVGYDEGGQLTEAIRRRPYAVVLLDEVEKAHPDVFNVLLALLDDGRLTDAKGHTVSFANVVLIMTSNLGASAIIAAGGDRETIRTEVQRALRAHFRPEFLNRIDETVIFEPLGVPQIAAIVELQVKRLAKLLDDQHLGLELTAEARALIAAESYDPLYGARPVKRTLQARLRDPLAEMILSGTIAAGDTVLVDRSGENALALRKKDPRPEAESARQ, from the coding sequence TGATCGCGCCGCTGGAACAGGCGCTGGCGCTGCTGCCGAAGGTCATTGGCGAGACGGTCTATCTGGGCGACGCCGTGCTGCGCTTGCTGGACATCGCCCAGGTCGACGCGCGCGAGCGCGGCGCCGCCCAGGTCGAGGCAGAACATCTGTTGCTGGGCATTCCGCTGGAGACGCGCTCGCCGGCGGCGGCCATCTTGCGCGAGGCCGGCGGCACGCTTCCTCGCTTGGAGGAGGCCTACGGGCGGCGGTCGGGCGCCGCCACCGCCAGTGCGACCGCCACCGCCAGCGCCGTGGCCGTCGGCAGCGACGGCAGCGCGTCCGTCGCCGTCGCCACCCCGACGCTGAGCCGCTACGCCCGCGAGCTGACCCTGCTGGCGGCGCAAGGCAAGCTGGATCCGGTGATCGGCCGCGACGACGAGATCCGGCGGGTCATGCAGATCCTCGGCCGGCGCAGCAAGAACAACCCCATCGTGGTCGGCGAGCCGGGTGTCGGCAAGACCGCCATCGTCGAAGGGTTGGCCCAGCGCATGGCCAGCGGGGACGTGCCGTCAGGCCTGCGCGGCAAAAAATTGTTCGCCCTGGATCTGGGCGCGCTCATCGCCGGGGCCAAGCTGCGCGGCGAGTTCGAAGATCGGGTGCGCGCCATCCTGCAAGAGGTGAATCAGGCCGCCGGCGACGTCCTGCTGTTCATCGACGAAATTCACGCCTTGGTGGGCGCCGGCAAGGGCGAAGGCTCGCTGGACGCCGCCAGCTTGCTGAAGCCGGCGCTGGCGCGCGGCGAGCTGTCCTGCATCGGCGCCACCACGCTGGAGGAATACCGCCAGCACATCGAAAAGGATCCCGCCTTCGAACGGCGATTCCAGCCCATCGTCGTCGAGGAGCCCAGCGACGCCGTGTGCCTGGCCATGCTGCGCGGGATCAAGCGCCGCTATGAAACCCGGCACGGCGTGCGCATTCTGGATCCGGCGGTGACGGCGGCGGTGACGCTGGCGCGCCGCTATGTGGCCGGGCGCTCGCTGCCGGACAAGGCCATCGATCTACTGGACGAAGCGGCCAGCCGCCTGCACCTGGAGATGGACTCGCGTCCCGACGAAGTCGACGTGGTCGAGCGGCGGCAGACCGCCCTGCGCGTCGAGCTGGAGGCGCTGAAGCGCGAGCGCGACGCCAACGCCACCGCCCGCCGGGCCGAGCTCGGGCGCGAGATCGAGTCCATCGCCGCGCGCCTCGGCCCGCTGCGCGACAAATGGCACGCCGAGTTGGATTCGATCCACGCCCTGCACGCCGCCGCCGACGAGCTGGACCGCGCCCGCGATCAAGCCGAGCTGGCCGAACGCGCCGGCGATCTGTCCGCCGCTGCGGAGGCCCGCTATGGAAAGATCCCGGCGCTGGAAAGCGCGCTTGACGCCGCCGAGATCGCCCTGCGCGCCGTGCAAGGCGACGAGCGTCTGCTGGAAGACGCCGTCGAGGCCACGCATGTGGCGCGCGTGGTGGCGGACTGGACCGGCATTCCCGTGGCCCGCATGCTGGAGGGCGAGCGGCAAAAGCTGCTGGGCATCGAACAGCGGCTGCGCGCGCGCGTGATCGGCCAGGACGACGCCGTGGCGCGCGTCGGGCGTGCGGTGAAACGCGGGCGCGCGGGCCTGCAAGATCCCGGGCGGCCGATAGGCTCGTTCATTTTTCTCGGCCCCACCGGCGTCGGCAAGACCGAGCTGGCCAAGGCGCTGGCCGAATTTCTCTTCGACGACGAGGCGGCGATGATCCGCCTGGACATGTCGGAGTACATGGAGAAACACGCGGTGGCGCGCCTGACCGGCGCCCCGCCCGGCTATGTCGGTTACGACGAAGGCGGCCAGCTGACCGAAGCGATCCGCCGCCGCCCCTATGCCGTGGTGTTACTGGACGAAGTGGAGAAAGCCCACCCCGACGTCTTCAACGTCTTGCTCGCCCTGCTGGACGACGGCCGCCTCACCGACGCCAAAGGCCACACCGTCAGCTTCGCCAACGTCGTTTTGATCATGACGTCGAACCTGGGCGCCTCCGCCATCATCGCCGCCGGCGGCGATCGCGAGACCATCCGCACCGAGGTCCAGCGCGCCCTGCGCGCCCACTTTCGCCCGGAGTTCTTGAACCGCATCGACGAGACGGTGATCTTCGAACCGCTGGGCGTCCCCCAGATCGCCGCCATCGTCGAGCTGCAGGTCAAACGCCTGGCCAAGCTTCTTGACGATCAGCACCTCGGGCTGGAATTGACCGCCGAGGCGCGCGCCCTGATCGCCGCCGAAAGCTACGACCCGCTTTACGGCGCCCGGCCGGTCAAGCGCACGTTGCAGGCCCGCCTGCGCGATCCGCTGGCCGAGATGATCCTGTCCGGCACGATCGCCGCGGGCGACACCGTGCTGGTCGATCGCAGCGGCGAAAATGCGCTGGCTCTGCGCAAGAAAGATCCTCGCCCGGAAGCTGAATCAGCGCGACAATAG